The Sporomusa termitida genome has a window encoding:
- a CDS encoding ABC transporter permease, with translation MSRSLLLSPRWRKVWADLAGNKLRTLLVVLSITVGVFAVGMVYSSYLMFQRDLAGSWGAASPADVSLYADPFDEELIDSIRSLRGVREADGRFNADVRVRTAGGEWRQMWLTAIPDYIKQKVNVVRPESGSWPPGDGDVLLERSSVTQLGMVEGSRILVETAAGNKRLLKITGIVYDSSQLPSLFSGRAYGYIDMDTLEKLDEERRLNQVNLVVEPWVLQGKEKAPIEAVGRRAFSKLEQGNTTVTWFLVNKPGEHLMHGPISAILLLLAVMGVLSLLLSTFLLVNTVAAILTQQVRQLGIMKAIGAQRNQLLRMYLTLVGAYGILALVVAAPLGALAASALTGFMAGMFNFDSGGLEFPGRVLLLETAVALGGPLAAALWPVWQGTGRTVREAISDYGIGGVVPGGRFDRCLDAGLAKLKELPRPVVLSLRNTFRQRGRLVLTLLTLTMAGTAFMAVFSLRAALYAGLEQTLDYYRYDVMVQFTESYRTNRIDQAVMRVPGVKAAEVWGYTPGRILRDERKESENAASSEVTVLAPPVDTEIIRPVIRSGRWLVPGDENALVVDTTTVNDNPQLTVGAPAVVKIGDHKLRLTVVGIAQGVLEGTYVYAPYGWLSGAIQEAGRARSVQIVATDSAPQAQKTLGRAVDEHLKRQGLKVKRVTPVFETKQRIQQRNGILIAFLLIMVVLLAVVGALGLAGSLGLNVLERTREIGVMRAIGASSLDIARVFVLEALCIGLISWLAGALLAVPMAALLAHQVGLLFFHYPLDFYFSFTGVGIWLGVSVTLSLLASLLPAWNAARMSVREVLNYE, from the coding sequence GTGAGCAGATCTCTGTTGCTATCGCCGCGCTGGCGCAAAGTCTGGGCTGATCTGGCAGGGAACAAGCTGCGGACCTTGCTGGTGGTGTTATCCATTACAGTCGGCGTGTTTGCCGTCGGGATGGTGTACAGCTCCTACCTGATGTTTCAGCGGGATCTGGCGGGCAGCTGGGGAGCGGCTTCACCGGCCGATGTCAGCTTGTATGCCGATCCTTTTGACGAGGAACTCATTGACAGCATTCGCAGTTTGCGAGGCGTCAGGGAGGCCGACGGCCGGTTCAATGCGGACGTAAGGGTGCGCACCGCCGGCGGCGAGTGGCGGCAAATGTGGCTGACCGCCATTCCGGACTATATTAAACAAAAGGTGAATGTGGTACGTCCCGAGTCAGGCTCCTGGCCGCCGGGGGACGGCGATGTCCTTCTGGAGCGGTCGTCCGTAACCCAACTGGGTATGGTCGAGGGGAGCCGCATTCTGGTGGAAACCGCCGCCGGCAATAAACGGTTGCTCAAGATAACCGGGATCGTATATGATTCCAGTCAGCTTCCCAGCCTGTTCAGCGGCCGTGCTTACGGCTACATCGATATGGATACCCTGGAAAAACTGGACGAAGAGCGGCGCCTCAACCAGGTGAACCTGGTGGTTGAACCCTGGGTGCTGCAGGGTAAAGAGAAGGCCCCTATTGAGGCGGTAGGACGGCGGGCTTTCAGCAAACTGGAGCAGGGAAATACGACGGTAACCTGGTTTCTGGTTAACAAACCCGGCGAACATCTTATGCACGGACCAATCAGTGCCATCCTTCTGCTGCTGGCAGTAATGGGAGTTTTATCACTGCTGTTGAGCACTTTTTTGCTGGTCAATACCGTCGCGGCCATTTTGACACAGCAGGTGCGGCAACTGGGAATTATGAAGGCCATTGGGGCGCAGCGGAACCAACTGCTCCGGATGTATCTGACGCTTGTGGGAGCGTACGGTATCCTGGCCCTGGTGGTGGCCGCCCCGCTGGGCGCCCTGGCGGCCAGCGCCCTGACCGGCTTTATGGCCGGGATGTTTAATTTTGATTCCGGCGGCCTGGAATTTCCGGGCCGAGTGCTCCTGCTGGAAACAGCGGTAGCGCTCGGGGGGCCGCTTGCCGCCGCCCTGTGGCCGGTTTGGCAGGGAACGGGCCGCACTGTGCGGGAGGCTATCAGCGACTACGGGATTGGCGGCGTGGTGCCCGGCGGGCGCTTTGACCGCTGCCTGGACGCTGGACTGGCCAAACTGAAAGAATTGCCCCGGCCGGTAGTGCTGTCTTTACGGAACACCTTCCGGCAGCGGGGCCGTCTGGTGCTTACGCTGCTTACGCTGACTATGGCCGGTACGGCGTTTATGGCGGTATTTTCCCTGCGGGCCGCCTTATATGCGGGTCTGGAACAGACCCTGGATTATTACCGTTACGATGTTATGGTGCAATTTACCGAAAGTTACCGGACGAACCGCATTGACCAGGCGGTAATGCGGGTACCTGGGGTAAAGGCCGCCGAGGTCTGGGGTTATACTCCCGGCAGAATATTGCGGGATGAACGGAAGGAATCGGAGAATGCGGCCAGCAGCGAAGTAACCGTTTTAGCGCCACCGGTCGATACAGAGATTATCCGGCCGGTAATTCGCTCTGGGCGCTGGCTTGTCCCGGGCGATGAGAATGCGCTGGTGGTGGATACCACAACGGTGAACGACAATCCGCAACTGACGGTCGGTGCGCCGGCGGTTGTAAAAATAGGCGATCATAAACTGCGGCTTACGGTGGTGGGCATTGCGCAGGGCGTGTTGGAAGGGACCTACGTGTATGCCCCGTACGGTTGGCTGAGCGGGGCGATACAGGAGGCCGGCCGGGCTCGTTCGGTACAAATTGTGGCTACAGACAGCGCGCCGCAGGCGCAGAAAACTCTGGGGCGCGCTGTGGATGAACATCTGAAACGTCAGGGGCTGAAGGTTAAACGGGTAACTCCTGTTTTTGAAACCAAGCAGCGTATTCAACAACGGAATGGTATATTGATTGCCTTTCTTCTGATTATGGTCGTACTGTTGGCTGTTGTGGGCGCATTGGGACTGGCAGGCTCCCTTGGTCTCAATGTGCTGGAACGGACGCGGGAAATTGGTGTGATGCGAGCCATCGGTGCCTCCAGTCTGGATATCGCCCGGGTGTTTGTGCTGGAAGCCCTGTGCATTGGCCTGATTAGCTGGCTGGCGGGAGCGCTGCTGGCCGTGCCTATGGCCGCGCTGCTTGCGCACCAGGTTGGCCTGCTGTTTTTCCATTATCCATTAGATTTTTATTTCAGTTTTACGGGAGTAGGCATCTGGTTGGGGGTGTCGGTCACGCTGTCGCTGCTGGCCAGCCTGTTGCCGGCCTGGAACGCGGCCAGAATGAGCGTACGGGAGGTGCTTAACTATGAATAA
- a CDS encoding efflux RND transporter periplasmic adaptor subunit — protein sequence MNNSGPTGKKTGFSKLVLAAASSLIKGRRLPVVLLLTVIIAGIWWLSQERQAAKQELPPVKADERVLAEGIVFPVRYAQMVMPVDGTIGEVLVEEGERVRTGQPLIWLVRQDYQARVGSARADVSRADAAVKQARVNVADTERELERQLRLDQAGATSRQQLDQARTAAERSRAALSQAEADLKTQESLLVEAESLLDKTELRAPIDGTVAYLDVKVGEHAASGTVLVRIANEAAWEVRSDDLTELMIAKVQPGDVALMTFDGIPELEIPGRVKFIRPYGEKKRGDITYTVTIDPERWDDRLRWNMTAQIAISGR from the coding sequence ATGAATAATAGCGGGCCAACAGGAAAAAAAACCGGCTTCAGCAAGCTGGTTTTAGCAGCAGCAAGCAGCTTGATCAAAGGCCGCCGGCTGCCGGTGGTTCTGCTTTTGACGGTGATTATAGCCGGTATATGGTGGCTGAGCCAGGAGCGGCAGGCTGCAAAACAGGAACTGCCGCCGGTTAAGGCGGATGAGAGGGTGCTGGCCGAAGGTATTGTCTTTCCGGTGCGTTATGCGCAGATGGTGATGCCGGTAGACGGCACCATCGGTGAAGTGTTGGTCGAGGAAGGGGAGCGGGTCAGGACCGGACAGCCGCTAATCTGGCTGGTACGCCAGGATTATCAGGCCCGGGTGGGCAGCGCCCGGGCCGATGTAAGCCGGGCTGACGCCGCTGTGAAACAGGCTAGGGTTAATGTGGCGGACACGGAGCGGGAACTTGAGCGGCAACTGCGTCTAGACCAGGCCGGAGCCACCTCCCGGCAGCAGCTTGATCAGGCCCGGACCGCCGCCGAGCGTAGCCGGGCCGCTTTGTCCCAGGCAGAGGCCGATCTAAAGACCCAGGAAAGTTTGCTGGTGGAGGCCGAAAGCTTACTGGATAAGACCGAATTACGGGCACCAATCGATGGTACGGTGGCCTATCTGGATGTAAAAGTCGGGGAACATGCCGCCAGCGGGACGGTGCTGGTGCGGATCGCCAACGAGGCGGCCTGGGAAGTGCGGAGCGATGATTTGACCGAATTAATGATTGCCAAGGTACAACCCGGCGATGTGGCGCTGATGACCTTTGACGGCATTCCGGAGCTGGAGATCCCCGGCCGGGTCAAGTTTATCCGGCCCTATGGGGAAAAAAAGCGGGGGGATATTACGTATACGGTGACCATTGACCCGGAACGCTGGGATGACCGCCTGCGCTGGAACATGACTGCCCAAATCGCCATCAGCGGCCGGTGA
- a CDS encoding ABC transporter ATP-binding protein: MLRIIGRILRLSGQYAGRIKLAFVASIFEAIFTQVPILAVLFILIKLVSGGLASRDAWIAGAVVAASVVLRALSKRLVDGLQSSAGYEIFAEERIKLGDHLKRLPMGYFSEGNIGNITAVITSDLVFIEEHSMSVLARVISIYLSAPIGCIIMTVLDYRIGMIAIITLLSAFIALERVHRVAKRQTVLKQESQSRLIGAVLEYVKGISVIKAFNMTGQRGEKINREFQKHRDMSIRFEEEFIPPSLRFDSCFAWGIGLTVLAACYFTLKQTMELSFLLMMLIFVFQFYLPFKILGVLGVIMRIMEVALNRYDAIKQIAIIDADGKDVKLAHFAIEFNNVSFAYEREKVLQQVSFRIPERSMTALVGKSGSGKTTIANLIARFWDVQEGEVKIGGVNIKEMTCDSLLKNISMVFQQVYLFHDTILNNIKFGKPDATQEEVTAACRKAGCHDFIMELEQGYDTLVGEGGSSLSGGEKQRISIARAILKDAPIVLLDEATASVDPDNEKHIQAAINALVKDKTLVVIAHRLSTIREADQILVIDDGKIIQKGVHQELIAEEGQYYDFWQRRLHAGSWKISKALHS; the protein is encoded by the coding sequence ATGCTTAGGATTATCGGCAGGATTTTACGACTTTCCGGCCAATATGCCGGGAGAATAAAACTGGCTTTTGTTGCCAGCATTTTTGAAGCCATCTTTACGCAGGTCCCTATTCTCGCGGTTTTATTTATCCTTATTAAACTGGTGTCCGGCGGTCTTGCGAGCCGCGATGCCTGGATTGCAGGCGCTGTTGTTGCCGCCAGCGTGGTATTACGGGCATTGTCCAAACGCCTGGTTGACGGCTTGCAGAGCAGCGCCGGGTACGAGATTTTTGCCGAAGAAAGAATCAAGCTGGGCGATCATTTAAAAAGACTGCCGATGGGATATTTTTCTGAGGGGAATATTGGCAATATTACGGCGGTAATTACTTCGGATCTGGTTTTTATCGAAGAACATTCCATGTCGGTGCTGGCCCGCGTTATTTCCATTTATTTAAGCGCGCCGATCGGCTGTATTATAATGACTGTTTTGGATTACAGAATCGGCATGATTGCAATCATTACCTTACTGTCGGCTTTTATTGCCCTGGAGAGGGTTCACAGGGTGGCCAAAAGGCAGACCGTGCTCAAACAAGAAAGCCAGTCCCGTCTGATTGGCGCCGTTCTTGAATATGTAAAAGGAATTTCCGTAATAAAAGCCTTCAATATGACCGGTCAACGGGGGGAGAAAATAAACCGGGAGTTTCAAAAGCACCGGGATATGTCTATCCGTTTTGAAGAAGAGTTTATTCCGCCCAGTCTGCGGTTTGACAGTTGCTTCGCCTGGGGAATAGGTCTTACCGTGCTGGCGGCCTGCTATTTTACCCTTAAGCAGACCATGGAATTGTCTTTTTTGTTGATGATGTTAATTTTTGTGTTTCAATTTTATCTTCCTTTTAAAATACTGGGGGTACTGGGCGTTATCATGCGAATTATGGAGGTTGCCCTTAACCGGTATGATGCCATCAAGCAAATAGCTATTATTGATGCCGACGGCAAGGATGTAAAACTGGCGCATTTCGCTATTGAGTTTAACAATGTTTCTTTTGCGTATGAGCGGGAAAAAGTGCTGCAGCAGGTTAGTTTCCGTATTCCGGAGCGCAGTATGACGGCGCTTGTCGGCAAGTCCGGGAGCGGGAAAACAACCATTGCCAATTTGATCGCCCGGTTTTGGGATGTTCAGGAAGGCGAAGTCAAAATTGGCGGTGTGAATATAAAGGAAATGACCTGCGACAGTTTGCTCAAAAATATCAGTATGGTATTTCAACAAGTATACCTGTTTCACGATACGATATTGAATAACATCAAATTCGGCAAACCCGACGCTACCCAGGAAGAAGTAACAGCAGCCTGCCGGAAAGCCGGTTGTCATGATTTTATCATGGAGCTGGAACAAGGCTATGATACCCTGGTGGGCGAAGGGGGCTCCTCCCTGTCCGGCGGGGAGAAGCAGCGCATTTCCATTGCCAGGGCCATTCTCAAGGATGCGCCGATTGTCCTGCTGGATGAGGCCACGGCCAGTGTGGATCCCGATAATGAAAAGCATATCCAGGCGGCCATCAATGCGCTGGTTAAGGACAAGACGCTGGTGGTCATTGCCCACCGGTTGTCCACCATCAGGGAGGCTGACCAGATATTGGTCATTGATGACGGGAAAATTATCCAAAAAGGCGTTCATCAGGAACTAATTGCGGAAGAAGGCCAATATTACGATTTTTGGCAGCGCCGCCTGCATGCGGGAAGCTGGAAAATCAGCAAGGCTTTACATTCATAG
- a CDS encoding ABC transporter ATP-binding protein gives MDTWFSRLMAAPLPPPRPGAAAVALAGVHKVFVTGAGEFTALQEVNLQVAPGEFVAVVGKSGSGKSTLINMITGIDRPSGGEVWVAGTPVHTLTENQTAVWRGRTLGVVFQFFQLLPTLTALENVMLPMDFCHVYEKSARPERALALLELVGVSAQAGKLPATLSGGQQQRVAIARSLANDPPLLVADEPTGNLDSRTAAAVLALFQGLARAGKTIVMVTHDQDIARQSSRIITVAEGRVVPVGEGGGPA, from the coding sequence GTGGATACATGGTTTTCGCGTCTGATGGCGGCGCCACTGCCGCCGCCCCGGCCGGGGGCGGCGGCAGTGGCGCTTGCCGGGGTGCACAAGGTATTTGTGACCGGTGCCGGAGAGTTCACGGCTTTACAAGAAGTAAACCTGCAGGTGGCGCCAGGCGAGTTTGTGGCTGTGGTCGGGAAATCAGGCAGCGGCAAATCTACATTGATTAACATGATTACCGGCATTGACCGGCCCAGCGGCGGGGAAGTATGGGTGGCAGGAACGCCGGTGCATACTCTGACCGAGAACCAAACCGCCGTATGGCGGGGCCGGACCCTGGGCGTGGTGTTTCAATTTTTTCAATTATTGCCGACACTGACGGCGCTGGAAAATGTCATGCTGCCTATGGATTTTTGTCATGTCTATGAAAAATCGGCACGGCCGGAGCGGGCGCTTGCATTATTGGAGCTGGTCGGTGTTAGTGCTCAGGCCGGCAAGCTGCCGGCCACTCTGTCGGGCGGGCAGCAGCAGCGGGTGGCTATAGCCCGGTCATTGGCCAATGACCCGCCGCTGTTGGTGGCAGATGAACCGACAGGTAATCTGGACAGCCGGACAGCAGCGGCCGTGCTTGCCCTTTTCCAGGGACTGGCCCGGGCCGGCAAAACCATTGTTATGGTTACCCATGACCAGGATATTGCCCGCCAAAGCAGCCGGATTATTACGGTAGCCGAGGGCCGAGTCGTGCCGGTTGGCGAAGGCGGGGGTCCAGCGTGA
- a CDS encoding TonB-dependent receptor plug domain-containing protein produces MGKRKRQKQILLMVLSGVLLLGVPAQATAEEVEEAEFSLEEYVVTASRMPTKVSETAANVTVVSREEIEKKNITSVAEALNQAGVNVTVEGGSVGDSSSIILNGDSRVVILVDGRRISSEQRTDNLAAGYSLGMVPDLSNVERIEVVRGAASSLYGSSGVGGVINIITRKGAENRTLASTEFGSWGSRRYNLQTGGTSGDISYMVTAGRWTQDHYEYKDPLTGRVVTMPNSDFSRENASVRLDKDFGGNRTLTFYFDHLREDAGSPISKPGLGMAGYEFFRPDSNRQITQNNVSLAYRWQQGEKVTNNLQLYRNHYKLRWANILPGSLSIYISEDDGLEWNQTRKLSDRHTLLGGVEYRNSYVDNREIDYVNTKMRNLGLFLEDRWSWDSRWTFTGGVRYDDASEYDSESTMRMSLNRKINEDTNVYLSWGEVFRGPNAVDLFRPDDPSYRRNPNLKPESGHTTTLGANTRLPGGTKIQASLFSSYLKNAFAWDIIFVDPTTYYSQTVNKAKQKKRGLDLMVTQPLAEHWDLTAGYSYLQVRENNQDGQGYLADATNSNPNMYRLGLGYHNDAWNVNVSLRGATGRSLETFTSKQYWVTDIAASYQVNPDVKVYTKVYNLANRAYETLYLFETVGTQPMASRQVVFGVEGRL; encoded by the coding sequence ATGGGTAAGAGGAAAAGGCAAAAACAGATATTGCTCATGGTGCTGAGCGGGGTACTGCTGTTGGGCGTGCCGGCGCAGGCGACCGCGGAGGAAGTGGAAGAGGCGGAATTCAGCCTGGAAGAATATGTGGTGACGGCCAGCCGTATGCCGACCAAGGTATCGGAAACCGCCGCCAATGTAACGGTGGTCAGCCGGGAGGAGATTGAAAAAAAGAACATTACCAGCGTCGCCGAGGCCTTGAATCAGGCCGGCGTTAATGTGACTGTAGAGGGCGGCAGTGTGGGAGACAGTTCTTCCATAATCCTCAACGGTGACAGCCGGGTGGTTATTCTGGTGGACGGCCGCCGGATCAGCTCGGAGCAGCGGACGGATAACCTGGCCGCCGGTTACAGTCTGGGGATGGTGCCCGATCTGAGCAATGTGGAAAGAATTGAAGTAGTGCGGGGCGCGGCCTCCTCGCTTTACGGCAGTTCCGGGGTTGGCGGTGTTATTAATATTATTACCCGTAAAGGAGCGGAAAATCGTACGTTGGCTTCGACCGAATTCGGCAGCTGGGGTTCCAGGCGCTACAATCTGCAAACCGGCGGCACGAGCGGCGATATCAGCTATATGGTAACGGCCGGGCGGTGGACGCAGGATCATTATGAATACAAAGACCCGCTTACCGGCCGGGTTGTTACTATGCCCAACAGTGATTTCAGCAGAGAGAACGCCTCGGTCCGCCTCGACAAGGATTTCGGCGGCAACCGGACCCTGACTTTTTACTTTGATCACTTGCGGGAGGATGCCGGCTCGCCGATATCCAAGCCGGGACTAGGTATGGCGGGTTACGAATTTTTCCGCCCTGACTCCAACCGTCAGATCACCCAGAATAATGTGTCGCTGGCCTACCGCTGGCAGCAGGGAGAAAAAGTGACCAACAACCTGCAGCTTTACCGCAATCATTACAAGCTGCGCTGGGCCAACATTCTTCCGGGTTCTCTGTCTATTTACATCAGTGAGGACGACGGCCTGGAATGGAATCAGACCCGAAAATTGAGCGACCGCCATACCCTGCTGGGCGGGGTTGAGTACCGCAATTCCTATGTCGACAATCGGGAAATCGACTACGTTAACACTAAAATGCGCAATTTGGGACTGTTCCTGGAAGACCGCTGGAGCTGGGATTCCCGTTGGACTTTCACCGGCGGCGTGCGTTACGATGACGCCAGTGAATATGACAGTGAATCGACGATGCGGATGAGCCTTAACCGGAAAATCAATGAAGACACCAATGTCTATCTGTCCTGGGGCGAGGTGTTCAGGGGGCCTAATGCGGTTGACTTATTCAGACCGGATGATCCAAGTTACCGGCGCAACCCCAATCTTAAACCGGAGAGCGGACATACCACCACCCTGGGCGCCAACACCAGACTGCCCGGCGGAACCAAAATCCAGGCCAGCCTGTTCAGCAGCTATTTAAAGAATGCTTTCGCCTGGGATATTATTTTTGTCGATCCAACTACCTATTACAGTCAAACAGTTAACAAAGCAAAACAGAAAAAGCGGGGGCTTGACCTGATGGTGACACAGCCGCTGGCTGAGCACTGGGATCTGACCGCCGGCTATTCATACCTGCAGGTCAGGGAGAATAACCAGGACGGACAGGGGTATCTGGCGGATGCTACCAACAGCAATCCCAATATGTATCGTCTTGGACTTGGCTATCACAACGATGCCTGGAATGTCAATGTTTCCCTTCGCGGCGCCACCGGCCGCAGCCTGGAGACCTTTACCTCCAAACAGTACTGGGTAACCGATATTGCGGCCAGCTATCAGGTCAATCCCGATGTCAAGGTGTATACCAAGGTCTATAATCTGGCCAACCGGGCCTATGAAACCTTATATCTGTTTGAAACGGTCGGAACCCAGCCTATGGCTTCCCGGCAAGTGGTTTTCGGCGTGGAAGGCCGGCTGTAG